Proteins encoded by one window of Pyxidicoccus trucidator:
- a CDS encoding polymer-forming cytoskeletal protein, with translation MTISSRILVSALLLGAPLALGAEAPTASQAAVTAPASRTIDVSFRGSLRDALKTIADKGGLNLVVTGDLDTPAEVHLRGVTANQALRTVARAYSLRLEQDGSIFTLRPMTAKEQEAAASGDTSATPAPVEAAAPPKVAAAPEAATPPAPPLPAMPPVPPTPGHPSEEDAEAIREAREASQEEMQRASEQMHRTREELRRSRRSGGRNVVARGQSLEVKEGQNVESAVVYGGNLVVKGHVEDDAVAFGGNLEVHGHVEGDAHAFGGNVILGPDAHVEGDVSSFGGTVERADGAEVEGSIETFGGAGIGRMVAGEIKNGMRESRHDERHESSDNDEDGEGLAAFILTFAVLFGLGFLGQMFFPARMKQLGDEIRRKPVQSGLTGLLGLLAMVPLSVVLCITIIGIPAAMVLWMAAPLAAALGYAAVASELGTRLPLLRGRKTQAVVLALGLLVLMVVGIIPVLGFIVTAAIVLMALGAVIRTRFGNIRPSGMPQPIMSSTEQPI, from the coding sequence ATGACGATCTCCTCCCGAATCCTCGTTTCCGCTCTGCTCCTCGGCGCCCCCCTCGCGCTGGGCGCGGAGGCCCCCACCGCCTCGCAGGCCGCCGTCACCGCGCCCGCTAGCCGCACCATCGACGTCAGCTTCCGCGGCAGCCTGCGCGACGCGCTGAAGACCATCGCCGACAAGGGCGGCCTCAACCTCGTCGTCACCGGCGACCTGGACACGCCCGCCGAGGTGCACCTGCGCGGCGTCACCGCGAACCAGGCCCTGCGCACCGTGGCCCGCGCCTACTCGCTGCGGCTGGAGCAGGATGGCTCCATCTTCACCCTGCGCCCCATGACGGCGAAGGAGCAGGAGGCGGCGGCCTCGGGTGACACCTCCGCGACCCCGGCTCCCGTCGAGGCGGCCGCGCCGCCGAAAGTCGCCGCCGCGCCGGAAGCGGCGACGCCGCCCGCGCCTCCGCTGCCGGCCATGCCGCCGGTGCCTCCCACCCCGGGCCACCCCTCCGAGGAAGACGCGGAGGCGATTCGCGAGGCGCGTGAGGCGAGCCAGGAGGAGATGCAGCGGGCGAGCGAGCAGATGCACCGGACGCGTGAGGAGCTGCGGCGCAGCCGCCGCTCCGGTGGCCGCAATGTGGTGGCGCGCGGCCAGTCCCTGGAGGTGAAGGAGGGGCAGAACGTCGAGAGCGCGGTGGTGTACGGCGGCAACCTGGTGGTGAAGGGCCACGTGGAGGACGACGCGGTCGCCTTCGGCGGCAACCTCGAGGTCCACGGCCACGTGGAGGGAGACGCGCACGCCTTCGGCGGCAACGTCATCCTCGGGCCGGATGCCCACGTGGAGGGCGACGTGTCCTCCTTCGGCGGCACCGTCGAGCGCGCGGACGGCGCGGAGGTGGAAGGCAGCATCGAGACCTTCGGCGGCGCCGGCATCGGCCGCATGGTGGCCGGGGAAATCAAGAACGGGATGCGCGAGTCCCGCCACGACGAGCGTCACGAGTCCAGCGACAATGACGAAGACGGCGAGGGGCTGGCCGCGTTCATCCTCACGTTCGCGGTGCTCTTCGGCCTGGGCTTCCTGGGGCAGATGTTCTTCCCCGCCCGCATGAAGCAGCTCGGGGACGAGATTCGCCGCAAGCCCGTGCAGTCGGGGCTCACCGGGCTGCTGGGCCTGCTGGCGATGGTTCCCCTGTCGGTGGTGCTGTGCATCACCATCATCGGCATCCCCGCCGCGATGGTCCTCTGGATGGCGGCGCCCCTGGCGGCGGCGCTGGGCTACGCGGCGGTGGCGAGCGAGCTGGGCACGCGGCTGCCCCTGCTGCGCGGCCGCAAGACGCAGGCGGTGGTGCTGGCCCTGGGCCTGCTGGTGCTGATGGTGGTGGGCATCATCCCGGTGCTGGGATTCATCGTCACTGCGGCCATTGTCCTGATGGCGCTCGGCGCGGTCATCCGCACCCGCTTCGGCAACATCCGGCCCAGCGGCATGCCCCAGCCCATCATGAGCTCCACCGAGCAGCCCATCTGA
- a CDS encoding 2Fe-2S iron-sulfur cluster-binding protein, with product MRRLPDAPPRGRVITVDLDGESIPAVEGEPVACSLIAAEEPVLARSIKYHRPRSPYCFAAACSHCLMRVDGMPNVYTCRTPARDGMRLERQNAYPSAKVDVFETIDWFFPKGLDHHEMFAGVPVAEQVMAKVARQLAGLGLLPKEEAPMPPPARTLRTRVAVVGGGAAGLAAARVLADRGVPFLLFERDTALGGRLAHGAPEPDAPAVQDAASFPKGTVVTRATVLGLYDDESGRYLAVGALEPEGPRLLKVYAERFLLAPGGHPPMVPFENNDLPGVYAGRAASLLLRRYDVAPKMAALVGWGPELHALANLMQERGVKLTAVVDLKGPPPEGAHPLAMQGSEPKAHGLRHVGAFSYTPLGGKRRKVSCDAVLVSVPVSPSFELARQGGAKVPFDAGRGLFVVEADADGRTQATDVFAAGDLTGGGTAKEAVAAGRRAAEALVGGLS from the coding sequence ATGCGACGCCTCCCAGACGCACCCCCACGCGGCAGGGTCATCACGGTGGACCTCGACGGCGAGAGCATCCCCGCCGTCGAAGGCGAGCCGGTGGCGTGCTCCCTCATCGCCGCGGAAGAGCCCGTCCTCGCCCGTTCCATCAAGTACCACCGGCCCCGGAGCCCGTACTGCTTCGCCGCCGCCTGCTCGCACTGCCTGATGCGGGTGGATGGCATGCCCAACGTCTACACGTGCCGCACTCCGGCGCGGGACGGCATGCGGCTGGAGCGGCAGAACGCGTACCCCTCCGCGAAGGTGGACGTCTTCGAAACCATCGACTGGTTCTTCCCCAAGGGGCTGGACCACCACGAGATGTTCGCCGGCGTGCCCGTGGCCGAGCAGGTGATGGCCAAGGTGGCGCGGCAGCTCGCCGGCCTCGGCCTGCTGCCGAAGGAAGAGGCCCCCATGCCGCCCCCGGCCCGCACGCTGCGCACCCGCGTGGCGGTGGTGGGCGGCGGCGCGGCGGGCCTGGCGGCGGCCCGCGTGCTGGCCGACCGCGGCGTGCCCTTCCTCCTCTTCGAGCGCGACACAGCGCTCGGGGGCCGGTTGGCCCACGGCGCCCCGGAGCCGGACGCGCCCGCGGTGCAGGACGCGGCCTCGTTCCCCAAGGGCACCGTCGTCACCCGCGCCACCGTGCTGGGCCTGTATGACGACGAAAGCGGGCGCTACCTCGCGGTGGGCGCCCTGGAGCCCGAGGGCCCCCGGCTGCTGAAGGTCTACGCGGAGCGCTTCCTGCTGGCGCCGGGCGGCCACCCGCCGATGGTGCCCTTCGAGAACAACGACTTGCCCGGCGTGTACGCGGGCCGCGCGGCCAGCCTGCTGCTGCGCCGCTACGACGTGGCGCCGAAGATGGCGGCGCTGGTGGGCTGGGGCCCGGAGCTGCACGCGCTCGCGAACCTGATGCAGGAGCGCGGCGTGAAGTTGACAGCCGTGGTGGACCTGAAGGGCCCGCCGCCCGAGGGGGCCCATCCCCTGGCGATGCAGGGCTCGGAGCCCAAGGCGCACGGCCTGCGCCACGTGGGGGCCTTCAGCTACACGCCCCTGGGCGGCAAGCGGAGGAAGGTGTCGTGTGACGCGGTGCTGGTCTCCGTGCCCGTCAGCCCCAGCTTCGAGCTGGCACGGCAGGGCGGCGCGAAGGTGCCGTTCGATGCGGGACGCGGCCTCTTCGTGGTGGAGGCGGACGCGGACGGCCGCACGCAGGCAACGGACGTGTTCGCCGCCGGGGACCTCACCGGCGGGGGCACGGCGAAGGAAGCGGTGGCCGCCGGCCGCCGCGCGGCCGAGGCGCTGGTGGGAGGGCTGTCATGA